One genomic segment of Ignavibacteriota bacterium includes these proteins:
- the hemB gene encoding porphobilinogen synthase: MANYPEKRLRRLRYNPIVRDLIRETSLTKNDLIYPLFVAPGENFRKEISSMPNVYQLSIDNIVKECEELVSLGIKAIILFGIPEHKDEIGSEAYSENGIIQKAIRAIKSKIKNLLIITDVCLCEYTSHGHCGIIKGDEILNDETVSLLVKEAVSHAKAGADMIAPSDMMDGRILAIRNGLDENGFKNIPIMSYAVKYASGYYGPFREAAESTPAFGDRKSHQMDVANSLEALREAESDIAEGADIIMVKPAGAYLDIIKSVKEKYQMPTAAYQVSGEYSMIKAAGKLNWIDEERVMFESLIAIKRAGADIILTYFAKDVAKYLDKIK, translated from the coding sequence CCAGAAAAAAGATTACGAAGATTGAGATACAATCCGATTGTTAGAGATTTAATTCGCGAAACTTCTCTAACAAAAAATGATTTGATTTATCCTTTATTTGTAGCGCCGGGAGAAAACTTTAGAAAAGAAATTTCTTCAATGCCCAATGTTTATCAGCTTTCGATTGATAATATTGTTAAGGAATGTGAAGAATTAGTTTCTCTAGGAATTAAAGCAATTATACTTTTTGGAATTCCCGAACATAAAGATGAAATTGGCTCAGAAGCTTATTCCGAAAATGGAATTATTCAAAAAGCAATTCGTGCTATTAAATCTAAAATTAAAAATTTATTAATTATTACAGATGTATGTTTGTGCGAATACACTTCACACGGTCATTGCGGAATAATAAAAGGTGATGAAATTTTAAATGATGAAACAGTTTCGCTGCTCGTTAAAGAAGCTGTATCTCATGCAAAAGCCGGTGCAGATATGATTGCTCCATCAGATATGATGGACGGAAGAATTCTTGCAATTAGAAATGGTTTGGATGAAAACGGTTTTAAAAATATTCCAATTATGAGTTATGCAGTAAAATATGCATCAGGATATTATGGACCATTCCGCGAAGCGGCAGAATCAACTCCGGCATTTGGTGATAGAAAATCTCATCAAATGGATGTGGCGAACTCTTTAGAAGCTTTGCGTGAAGCAGAAAGTGATATTGCCGAAGGTGCCGATATTATAATGGTTAAACCAGCCGGTGCTTATTTGGATATTATAAAATCAGTTAAAGAAAAATATCAAATGCCGACTGCAGCATACCAAGTTAGCGGAGAATATTCTATGATTAAAGCTGCCGGAAAGCTTAACTGGATTGATGAAGAACGAGTTATGTTTGAATCTTTAATTGCAATAAAACGCGCCGGAGCAGATATAATTCTTACTTATTTCGCAAAAGATGTTGCAAAGTATTTGGATAAAATAAAATAA
- the hemL gene encoding glutamate-1-semialdehyde 2,1-aminomutase, with protein sequence MKISQSEKLFEEAKKYIPGGVNSPVRAFKSVGGTPLFIEEAKGSHFTDVDGNDFIDYIGSWGPHLFGHNPEFIISALNEAIKKGTSFGAPTEIEIKMAELITELVPSVEKIRMVNSGTEATMSAIRAARGFTNREKFIKFEGCYHGHADYFLIKAGSGALTLGVPTSPGVTTGNAADTLVAEFNNINSVKELISKNKNEIAAIIIEPIAGNMGVVKAEENFINELRTICDEEKTVLIFDEVMTGFRVAKGGAQEILGITPDLSTFGKIIGGGLPVGAFGGKSEIMEKIAPSGPIYQAGTLSGNPLAMNAGFAALSYIKENPNIYNLLEEKSSYLENGFSKNLEKLGKNYATNRVGSMMCMFFTEEKVDNFNSAVKSDTELYGKYFHKMLENGIYLAPAQFEALFVSTVHTKEDLDKTIEAHYKSLIDIL encoded by the coding sequence ATGAAAATTTCACAAAGTGAAAAATTATTTGAAGAAGCAAAAAAATATATTCCGGGTGGAGTTAATTCTCCAGTTCGTGCTTTTAAATCTGTCGGCGGAACTCCTTTATTTATTGAAGAAGCAAAAGGTTCGCATTTTACTGATGTTGATGGAAATGATTTTATAGATTATATCGGAAGTTGGGGTCCGCATTTATTCGGGCACAATCCGGAATTTATAATTTCAGCATTGAATGAAGCAATTAAAAAAGGTACAAGTTTTGGCGCTCCGACAGAAATAGAAATTAAAATGGCTGAACTCATTACTGAGCTTGTTCCATCAGTCGAAAAAATAAGAATGGTAAATAGTGGAACCGAAGCAACAATGTCTGCAATTCGTGCAGCACGCGGATTTACAAATCGCGAAAAATTTATAAAGTTTGAAGGATGTTATCACGGTCACGCAGATTATTTTCTTATCAAAGCCGGCTCGGGCGCATTAACATTGGGTGTTCCTACAAGTCCCGGAGTTACAACCGGAAATGCAGCAGATACTTTAGTTGCGGAATTTAATAATATTAATTCTGTCAAAGAATTAATTTCCAAAAATAAAAACGAAATTGCAGCAATTATTATTGAACCAATTGCCGGAAATATGGGTGTTGTAAAAGCCGAAGAAAATTTTATTAATGAATTGCGCACAATTTGTGATGAAGAAAAAACTGTTTTAATATTTGATGAAGTTATGACGGGATTTAGAGTTGCTAAAGGCGGCGCTCAAGAAATTTTAGGAATTACTCCCGATCTCTCAACTTTTGGGAAAATTATTGGTGGAGGTTTACCCGTTGGCGCTTTTGGCGGAAAATCAGAAATTATGGAAAAAATCGCTCCATCCGGACCAATTTACCAAGCCGGAACATTGAGCGGAAATCCACTTGCAATGAATGCGGGATTTGCAGCTTTATCATACATAAAAGAAAATCCAAATATTTATAATTTGCTTGAAGAAAAATCATCATACTTGGAAAATGGATTTAGTAAAAATTTAGAAAAGTTAGGTAAAAATTATGCAACGAATCGTGTTGGTTCTATGATGTGCATGTTTTTCACCGAAGAAAAAGTTGATAATTTTAACTCGGCAGTAAAATCTGATACAGAACTTTACGGAAAATATTTTCATAAAATGTTAGAAAACGGAATTTATTTAGCTCCAGCTCAATTTGAAGCTTTATTTGTTTCAACAGTTCACACAAAAGAAGATTTGGATAAAACTATTGAGGCTCACTACAAGTCTTTAATTGATATTCTGTAA
- a CDS encoding sigma 54-interacting transcriptional regulator, translating into MSDYEIKNDDILDSLGEGVFTVDKNFRINFFNKAAERITGHKKENVLGQFCKNVFKSKVCFTDCPIALVLNSKKNIYDFESKIKSVNQNIIPIKLNAAVLHNEEEKPIGGVISFREISDIERINQDLSKDSNFYGIIGKSKPMQEIFELIREISDSDAPVFIHGESGTGKEMVANAIQQTSSRKDKVFIKINCSVFPPHLLASELFGHVKGAFTDAVKDRPGRFEIADGGTIFLDEVAEMPLQMQLQLLRVLQEGTFERVGESITRRVDVRVIAATNINIEEALKTGKFREDLYYRLNVIPIEVPPLKERLVDLIPLVKHFLTKFSLLYKKEITDIDDEALELISNFEWRGNIRELENVIEYSFVRTNNSNIISAAKLPPVVRGNISKKKYFNKYLNEDDSFEKHQLLDILEKNHWSKTKAAKELKIGRTTLWRRMKQFGIADQEN; encoded by the coding sequence ATGTCAGATTACGAAATTAAAAATGATGATATTTTAGACAGTCTCGGCGAAGGCGTTTTTACAGTTGATAAAAATTTCCGAATAAATTTCTTCAACAAAGCCGCTGAAAGAATTACCGGTCACAAAAAAGAAAATGTGTTAGGTCAATTCTGCAAAAACGTATTCAAATCCAAAGTATGTTTTACGGATTGCCCAATTGCATTAGTTCTAAATTCCAAAAAAAACATTTACGATTTTGAATCGAAAATAAAATCCGTAAATCAGAATATAATTCCTATAAAACTTAACGCAGCAGTTTTACATAATGAAGAAGAAAAACCAATCGGCGGCGTAATTTCTTTTCGAGAAATTTCCGATATAGAAAGAATTAATCAAGATTTATCAAAGGATAGCAATTTCTACGGAATAATTGGAAAAAGTAAACCAATGCAAGAAATCTTTGAGTTAATTAGGGAAATTTCAGATTCCGATGCGCCGGTTTTTATTCACGGTGAATCCGGTACCGGAAAAGAGATGGTTGCAAACGCAATACAGCAGACAAGCAGCAGAAAAGACAAAGTTTTTATTAAAATAAATTGCTCAGTTTTCCCACCACATTTATTAGCAAGCGAACTTTTCGGACATGTAAAAGGAGCTTTTACCGATGCCGTAAAAGACCGACCGGGAAGGTTTGAAATTGCCGATGGCGGTACAATTTTTTTGGATGAAGTTGCTGAAATGCCGCTGCAAATGCAGCTTCAATTATTACGAGTTCTTCAAGAAGGAACATTTGAAAGAGTCGGAGAATCTATTACGCGGCGTGTTGATGTTAGAGTTATTGCGGCAACAAATATAAATATTGAGGAAGCTCTAAAAACCGGAAAATTTAGAGAAGACTTATATTATAGATTAAACGTAATTCCCATTGAAGTTCCGCCGTTAAAAGAAAGATTAGTTGATCTAATTCCGCTTGTAAAACATTTTTTAACAAAATTTTCGCTGCTTTATAAAAAGGAAATTACGGATATTGATGATGAAGCTTTGGAATTAATTTCAAATTTTGAATGGCGAGGAAATATTAGAGAACTTGAAAATGTTATTGAGTATTCGTTTGTAAGAACTAATAATTCAAATATAATTTCCGCCGCAAAACTCCCTCCGGTTGTTAGAGGAAATATTTCAAAAAAGAAATATTTTAATAAATATCTGAATGAAGATGATTCTTTTGAAAAGCATCAATTATTAGATATTTTGGAAAAAAATCACTGGAGTAAAACAAAAGCTGCTAAAGAATTAAAAATTGGCAGAACAACTCTTTGGAGAAGAATGAAACAATTTGGTATTGCTGATCAAGAGAATTAG